One window of the Salvelinus fontinalis isolate EN_2023a chromosome 2, ASM2944872v1, whole genome shotgun sequence genome contains the following:
- the LOC129813860 gene encoding sulfate anion transporter 1-like, producing the protein MEEAKVTEVPHLERRVRKRKEPMAILKTKLSRSLSCSMPRVKTTLTGLFPVVLWLPKYKLKEYIWGDLMSGLVIGIILVPQAIAYCLLAGVDPIYGLYTSFFANIIYFFMGTSRHVSVGIFSLMSLMVGQVVDREVYMAGFDLDDTKADGILNVTVDSDSSAVNLTMGAFGMECGKECYAISIAAAMTFLVGIYQVLMAVFRLGFVSVYLSAPMLDGFATGASFTILTVQAKYLLGLKIPRHQGYGTVVVTWINILSNIQNTNYCDLITSAICISVLVAGKELQERYKDRLKIPLPTELVVVAIATLASHFGDFHRRYDSNVSGAIPTGFIPPKVPSFGLMPRVAFDAMPLAVISFAFTVSLSEMFAKKNGYTVRPNQEMMAIAFCNIIPSFFHCFTTSAALAKTMVKDSTGCQTQVSSIVSAFVVLLVLLFFAPLFYSLQKCVLACIIIVSLRGALRKFRDVPSKWRVSKMDAIVWMVTMSASAMISVEMGLVVGVVFSMLCIIVQTQKPKVSLLGQIHDTAHYEDMEEYENLMSLPKVKIFRFQAPLYYANKDFFLKSLYKAVGLAPFLEMTRRRKAEKKAETLAEKEAVRADRTNGEVKVVLGSRELDLHTIILDCSAMPFIDSTGMQTFKGILKDYKEVCVTVLLASCNTTVIDSLRQGSFFGKADKDMENLSFYTVHAAVRFANDRAASTSELSNPVPRELPSCRFSIQL; encoded by the exons ATGGAGGAAGCCAAGGTCACAGAAGTTCCCCACCTGGAGCGGAGGGTCAGGAAGCGGAAAGAGCCCATGGCCATCCTGAAGACCAAGCTGAGCCGTAGCCTGTCCTGCTCCATGCCCAGGGTCAAGACTACCCTGACTGGGTTATTCCCTGTGGTGCTCTGGCTGCCCAAGTACAAGCTGAAAGAGTATATCTGGGGTGATCTAATGTCGGGCCTCGTCATAGGCATCATCCTGGTCCCTCAGGCCATCGCCTACTGTCTGCTGGCCGGAGTAGACCCCATCTATGGCCTCTACACTTCCTTCTTCGCCAACATCATCTACTTCTTCATGGGGACCTCCAGGCACGTGTCTGTGGGCATATTCAGTCTGATGAGCCTTATGGTGGGCCAAGTGGTGGACAGAGAGGTGTATATGGCAGGGTTCGATTTGGATGACACCAAAGCAGATGGAATCTTGAATGTGACAGTTGACTCAGACAGCTCAGCAGTCAACCTGACCATGGGGGCCTTCGGCATGGAATGTGGGAAAGAATGTTATGCCATCAGTATCGCAGCAGCCATGACGTTTTTGGTTGGGATTTACCAG GTATTGATGGCTGTGTTCAGACTGGGCTTTGTCTCCGTCTATCTCTCTGCTCCCATGCTGGACGGCTTCGCCACTGGCGCCTCGTTCACCATCCTCACCGTCCAAGCCAAGTACCTCCTGGGGCTCAAGATCCCTCGCCACCAGGGCTACGGAACAGTGGTGGTCACCTGGATCAACATCTTAAGCAACATCCAGAATACCAACTACTGTGACCTGATCACCAGTGCCATCTGCATCTCCGTCCTGGTGGCGGGGAAGGAGCTCCAAGAGCGCTACAAGGACCGTCTTAAGATCCCCCTGCCCACAGAGCTGGTGGTGGTGGCGATCGCTACACTGGCGTCCCACTTTGGAGACTTTCATAGACGGTACGACTCCAATGTCTCTGGGGCTATCCCCACAGGCTTCATCCCCCCTAAGGTGCCCAGTTTTGGGTTGATGCCCCGGGTGGCCTTCGACGCCATGCCACTGGCTGTGATCAGCTTTGCCTTCACGGTTTCCCTCTCTGAGATGTTTGCCAAGAAGAACGGCTACACCGTTCGCCCCAACCAGGAGATGATGGCCATTGCTTTCTGTAACatcatcccttctttcttccacTGTTTTACCACCAGCGCTGCCCTGGCTAAGACTATGGTGAAAGACTCCACAGGCTGCCAGACTCAGGTCTCCAGCATTGTGAGTGCCTTCGTCGTTCTCCTGGTCCTACTCTTCTTTGCCCCCCTCTTTTACTCCCTCCAGAAGTGCGTCCTGGCCTGTATCATCATCGTCAGCCTAAGGGGCGCTCTCCGTAAGTTCAGAGACGTGCCCAGTAAGTGGCGCGTCAGTAAGATGGACGCTATTGTCTGGATGGTGACGATGAGTGCCTCAGCTATGATCAGTGTGGAGATGGGGCTGGTGGTTGGGGTCGTTTTCTCTATGCTCTGTATCATCGTCCAGACCCAGAAGCCCAAGGTTTCTCTGCTGGGACAGATCCATGACACTGCCCACTACGAGGACATGGAGGAGTATGAAAACCTCATGTCTCTCCCTAAAGTAAAGATCTTCCGCTTCCAGGCCCCGCTGTACTATGCAAACAAGGACTTCTTCCTGAAGTCTCTGTACAAAGCCGTGGGCTTGGCACCCTTCCTGGAGATGACCAGGAGGAGGAAAGCAGAGAAAAAAGCGGAAACACTGGCAGAGAAGGAGGCTGTGAGAGCCGACAGGACTAATGGAGAGGTAAAGGTAGTGCTGGGGTCCAGAGAACTTGACTTACATACGATCATCCTAGACTGCTCTGCCATGCCCTTCATAGACTCAACAGGGATGCAAACCTTCAAAGGGATCCTTAAAGACTATAAGGAGGTGTGTGTCACGGTGCTGCTAGCGAGCTGTAACACCACGGTCATAGATTCTCTCAGACAAGGCTCTTTCTTTGGGAAGGCTGACAAAGACATGGAAAACTTGTCATTTTATACTGTACATGCTGCAGTTCGATTTGCCAATGACAGGGCAGCTTCTACATcagagctctccaaccctgttcctcgagagctaccatcctgtaggttctcGATCCAACTCTAA
- the LOC129813839 gene encoding protein regulator of cytokinesis 1-like isoform X1 — translation MSSRRSEALAFSLVTGINHAMARLVDIWDSMGIMEEQRVERMETVKKHIEGLLNDMITEEEALKHRIRTNIITFEKQLDTLCLEMSMDPYKLEEGLTVLQIEKNLRLRMEVLAKEKGDRLKELHGLQQQDKELCLELCVTPYYVPTGSMPSRTQLQELREHLKTLSEEKKSRAKVFSGLREDIRKLMEDMGHKPETSLEKESVCHGEEIFLLTHENIKALQLLLSQMKIKKESLMNTLAELKERAMCLWNRLEALEQDRTAFQESVQGTLSDQITQWQGEVDCLTVLQKAMLEDVIDKVRQELVALWDKCNQGPEQREPFNAHICDDDFTEELLALHDAELLKVKNYYDQAKPLLEVLQKWEKYWALFQDFEKKANDPNRFSNRGGALLKEAKEKVKVQKMLPKLEEELRTGVESWEKDQGSAFLVQGQRVMTYISSQWEEHKQQRGKEKSERAITSKKGEMTTLFKTPTKRAHGGMNTLTPNKIRKQTPAQPIMVRSVSCSSSSTFISVPSSKPPLSQVQMQKTKSLERSNSSSRQRTPLQEYNGTEGKKPVDISYSDFTGDLFKKPNDAVFNSTAKDLF, via the exons ATGTCAAGCCGGAGGAG TGAAGCCCTGGCTTTCTCGCTAGTGACTGGTATAAACCATGCCATGGCCAGGCTGGTGGACATCTGGGATAGCATGGGCAttatggaggagcagagggtAGAGCGGATGGAGACAGTGAAGAAACACATTGAG GGCCTTTTGAATGACATGATCACTGAGGAGGAAGCTTTGAAGCACCGCATCCGAACCAATATCATCACTTTTGAAAAACAGTTGGATACCTTGTGTCTGGAAATGTCAATGGATCCATACAAA TTGGAGGAGGGTCTGACAGTCCTCCAGATCGAGAAGAACCTGCGTCTGCGTATGGAGGTTCTGGCCAAGGAGAAGGGGGACCGTTTGAAGGAGCTACACGGACTGCAGCAGCAGGATAAGGAACTGTGCTTGGAGCTGTGCGTCACTCCCTATTATGTTCCCACAGGCAGCATGCCCTCACGCACTCAGCTGCAGGAGCTCCGGGAGCACCTCAAGACCCTCAGTGAAGAAAAG AAGAGTCGTGCAAAGGTGTTCTCGGGGCTGCGTGAGGACATCAGGAAGCTCATGGAGGACATGGGTCATAAACCAGAAACCAGTCTGGAGAAGGAGTCGGTGTGTCACGGCGAGGAGATATTCCTGCTCACGCATGAAAACATCAAAGCCCTCCAACTGCTGTTGTCCCAG ATGAAGATCAAGAAGGAATCCCTGATGAATACTCTGGCTGAGCTGAAAGAACGAGCTATGTGCCTGTGGAATCGTCTGGAAGCACTGGAGCAAGATCGCACTGCGTTCCAGGAGAGTGTGCAGGGTACACTTTCTGACCAAATCACACAG TGGCAGGGGGAGGTGGACTGTCTGACAGTCCTGCAGAAAGCCATGTTGGAGGATGTGATTGACAAGGTCCGACAGGAACTAGTGGCTCTCTGGGACAAGTGCAACCAGGGCCCTGAGCAGCGTGAACCCTTCAACGCCCACATCTGTGACG ATGACTTCACAGAGGAATTGTTGGCACTACATGATGCTGAGCTATTGAAGGTGAAGAATTACTATGACCAGGCTAAACCCTTACTGGAGGTTCTGCAGAAATGGGAGAAGTACTGGGCCCTCTTCCAGGACTTTGAG AAAAAGGCCAATGATCCAAACCGCTTCTCCAACAGAGGAGGAGCCCTTCTCAAAGAGGCCAAAGAGAAGGTCAAAGTTCAGAAGATGTTGCCAAAG TTGGAGGAAGAGCTGAGGACTGGTGTTGAGAGCTGGGAGAAGGACCAGGGTTCTGCCTTCCTGGTCCAGGGCCAGAGAGTCATGACCTACATCTCCAGCCAATGGGAGGAGCACAAACAGCAGAGGGGCAAGGAGAAGAGTGAACGTGCCATT ACATCAAAGAAGGGGGAAATGACAACTCTCTTCAAAACTCCCACGAAGAGGGCCCATGGCGGAATGAACACCCTCACCCCCAACAAGATCAGGAAG CAGACTCCTGCCCAGCCTATCATGGTGCGCTCCGTCAGCTGCAGCTCATCCAGCACCTTCATCAGTGTGCCTAGCAGCAAGCCTCCTCTCTCCCAGGTTCAgatgcag AAAACCAAGTCCCTTGAGAGaagcaacagcagcagtagaCAGAGAACACCCCTGCAGGAGTACAACGGTACAGAGGGGAAAAAACCTGTTGACATCAGCTACTCTGACTTCACT GGTGACCTGTTCAAAAAGCCAAATGATGCAGTTTTCAATTcgacagcaaaggaccttttcTGA
- the LOC129813839 gene encoding protein regulator of cytokinesis 1-like isoform X2, translating into MSSRRSEALAFSLVTGINHAMARLVDIWDSMGIMEEQRVERMETVKKHIEGLLNDMITEEEALKHRIRTNIITFEKQLDTLCLEMSMDPYKLEEGLTVLQIEKNLRLRMEVLAKEKGDRLKELHGLQQQDKELCLELCVTPYYVPTGSMPSRTQLQELREHLKTLSEEKKSRAKVFSGLREDIRKLMEDMGHKPETSLEKESVCHGEEIFLLTHENIKALQLLLSQMKIKKESLMNTLAELKERAMCLWNRLEALEQDRTAFQESVQGTLSDQITQWQGEVDCLTVLQKAMLEDVIDKVRQELVALWDKCNQGPEQREPFNAHICDDDFTEELLALHDAELLKVKNYYDQAKPLLEVLQKWEKYWALFQDFEKKANDPNRFSNRGGALLKEAKEKVKVQKMLPKLEEELRTGVESWEKDQGSAFLVQGQRVMTYISSQWEEHKQQRGKEKSERAITSKKGEMTTLFKTPTKRAHGGMNTLTPNKIRKTPAQPIMVRSVSCSSSSTFISVPSSKPPLSQVQMQKTKSLERSNSSSRQRTPLQEYNGTEGKKPVDISYSDFTGDLFKKPNDAVFNSTAKDLF; encoded by the exons ATGTCAAGCCGGAGGAG TGAAGCCCTGGCTTTCTCGCTAGTGACTGGTATAAACCATGCCATGGCCAGGCTGGTGGACATCTGGGATAGCATGGGCAttatggaggagcagagggtAGAGCGGATGGAGACAGTGAAGAAACACATTGAG GGCCTTTTGAATGACATGATCACTGAGGAGGAAGCTTTGAAGCACCGCATCCGAACCAATATCATCACTTTTGAAAAACAGTTGGATACCTTGTGTCTGGAAATGTCAATGGATCCATACAAA TTGGAGGAGGGTCTGACAGTCCTCCAGATCGAGAAGAACCTGCGTCTGCGTATGGAGGTTCTGGCCAAGGAGAAGGGGGACCGTTTGAAGGAGCTACACGGACTGCAGCAGCAGGATAAGGAACTGTGCTTGGAGCTGTGCGTCACTCCCTATTATGTTCCCACAGGCAGCATGCCCTCACGCACTCAGCTGCAGGAGCTCCGGGAGCACCTCAAGACCCTCAGTGAAGAAAAG AAGAGTCGTGCAAAGGTGTTCTCGGGGCTGCGTGAGGACATCAGGAAGCTCATGGAGGACATGGGTCATAAACCAGAAACCAGTCTGGAGAAGGAGTCGGTGTGTCACGGCGAGGAGATATTCCTGCTCACGCATGAAAACATCAAAGCCCTCCAACTGCTGTTGTCCCAG ATGAAGATCAAGAAGGAATCCCTGATGAATACTCTGGCTGAGCTGAAAGAACGAGCTATGTGCCTGTGGAATCGTCTGGAAGCACTGGAGCAAGATCGCACTGCGTTCCAGGAGAGTGTGCAGGGTACACTTTCTGACCAAATCACACAG TGGCAGGGGGAGGTGGACTGTCTGACAGTCCTGCAGAAAGCCATGTTGGAGGATGTGATTGACAAGGTCCGACAGGAACTAGTGGCTCTCTGGGACAAGTGCAACCAGGGCCCTGAGCAGCGTGAACCCTTCAACGCCCACATCTGTGACG ATGACTTCACAGAGGAATTGTTGGCACTACATGATGCTGAGCTATTGAAGGTGAAGAATTACTATGACCAGGCTAAACCCTTACTGGAGGTTCTGCAGAAATGGGAGAAGTACTGGGCCCTCTTCCAGGACTTTGAG AAAAAGGCCAATGATCCAAACCGCTTCTCCAACAGAGGAGGAGCCCTTCTCAAAGAGGCCAAAGAGAAGGTCAAAGTTCAGAAGATGTTGCCAAAG TTGGAGGAAGAGCTGAGGACTGGTGTTGAGAGCTGGGAGAAGGACCAGGGTTCTGCCTTCCTGGTCCAGGGCCAGAGAGTCATGACCTACATCTCCAGCCAATGGGAGGAGCACAAACAGCAGAGGGGCAAGGAGAAGAGTGAACGTGCCATT ACATCAAAGAAGGGGGAAATGACAACTCTCTTCAAAACTCCCACGAAGAGGGCCCATGGCGGAATGAACACCCTCACCCCCAACAAGATCAGGAAG ACTCCTGCCCAGCCTATCATGGTGCGCTCCGTCAGCTGCAGCTCATCCAGCACCTTCATCAGTGTGCCTAGCAGCAAGCCTCCTCTCTCCCAGGTTCAgatgcag AAAACCAAGTCCCTTGAGAGaagcaacagcagcagtagaCAGAGAACACCCCTGCAGGAGTACAACGGTACAGAGGGGAAAAAACCTGTTGACATCAGCTACTCTGACTTCACT GGTGACCTGTTCAAAAAGCCAAATGATGCAGTTTTCAATTcgacagcaaaggaccttttcTGA
- the LOC129813839 gene encoding protein regulator of cytokinesis 1-like isoform X3: protein MSSRRSEALAFSLVTGINHAMARLVDIWDSMGIMEEQRVERMETVKKHIEGLLNDMITEEEALKHRIRTNIITFEKQLDTLCLEMSMDPYKLEEGLTVLQIEKNLRLRMEVLAKEKGDRLKELHGLQQQDKELCLELCVTPYYVPTGSMPSRTQLQELREHLKTLSEEKKSRAKVFSGLREDIRKLMEDMGHKPETSLEKESVCHGEEIFLLTHENIKALQLLLSQMKIKKESLMNTLAELKERAMCLWNRLEALEQDRTAFQESVQGTLSDQITQWQGEVDCLTVLQKAMLEDVIDKVRQELVALWDKCNQGPEQREPFNAHICDDDFTEELLALHDAELLKVKNYYDQAKPLLEVLQKWEKYWALFQDFEKKANDPNRFSNRGGALLKEAKEKVKVQKMLPKLEEELRTGVESWEKDQGSAFLVQGQRVMTYISSQWEEHKQQRGKEKSERAITSKKGEMTTLFKTPTKRAHGGMNTLTPNKIRKQTPAQPIMVRSVSCSSSSTFISVPSSKPPLSQVQMQKTKSLERSNSSSRQRTPLQEYNGTEGKKPVDISYSDFTNSTNWL, encoded by the exons ATGTCAAGCCGGAGGAG TGAAGCCCTGGCTTTCTCGCTAGTGACTGGTATAAACCATGCCATGGCCAGGCTGGTGGACATCTGGGATAGCATGGGCAttatggaggagcagagggtAGAGCGGATGGAGACAGTGAAGAAACACATTGAG GGCCTTTTGAATGACATGATCACTGAGGAGGAAGCTTTGAAGCACCGCATCCGAACCAATATCATCACTTTTGAAAAACAGTTGGATACCTTGTGTCTGGAAATGTCAATGGATCCATACAAA TTGGAGGAGGGTCTGACAGTCCTCCAGATCGAGAAGAACCTGCGTCTGCGTATGGAGGTTCTGGCCAAGGAGAAGGGGGACCGTTTGAAGGAGCTACACGGACTGCAGCAGCAGGATAAGGAACTGTGCTTGGAGCTGTGCGTCACTCCCTATTATGTTCCCACAGGCAGCATGCCCTCACGCACTCAGCTGCAGGAGCTCCGGGAGCACCTCAAGACCCTCAGTGAAGAAAAG AAGAGTCGTGCAAAGGTGTTCTCGGGGCTGCGTGAGGACATCAGGAAGCTCATGGAGGACATGGGTCATAAACCAGAAACCAGTCTGGAGAAGGAGTCGGTGTGTCACGGCGAGGAGATATTCCTGCTCACGCATGAAAACATCAAAGCCCTCCAACTGCTGTTGTCCCAG ATGAAGATCAAGAAGGAATCCCTGATGAATACTCTGGCTGAGCTGAAAGAACGAGCTATGTGCCTGTGGAATCGTCTGGAAGCACTGGAGCAAGATCGCACTGCGTTCCAGGAGAGTGTGCAGGGTACACTTTCTGACCAAATCACACAG TGGCAGGGGGAGGTGGACTGTCTGACAGTCCTGCAGAAAGCCATGTTGGAGGATGTGATTGACAAGGTCCGACAGGAACTAGTGGCTCTCTGGGACAAGTGCAACCAGGGCCCTGAGCAGCGTGAACCCTTCAACGCCCACATCTGTGACG ATGACTTCACAGAGGAATTGTTGGCACTACATGATGCTGAGCTATTGAAGGTGAAGAATTACTATGACCAGGCTAAACCCTTACTGGAGGTTCTGCAGAAATGGGAGAAGTACTGGGCCCTCTTCCAGGACTTTGAG AAAAAGGCCAATGATCCAAACCGCTTCTCCAACAGAGGAGGAGCCCTTCTCAAAGAGGCCAAAGAGAAGGTCAAAGTTCAGAAGATGTTGCCAAAG TTGGAGGAAGAGCTGAGGACTGGTGTTGAGAGCTGGGAGAAGGACCAGGGTTCTGCCTTCCTGGTCCAGGGCCAGAGAGTCATGACCTACATCTCCAGCCAATGGGAGGAGCACAAACAGCAGAGGGGCAAGGAGAAGAGTGAACGTGCCATT ACATCAAAGAAGGGGGAAATGACAACTCTCTTCAAAACTCCCACGAAGAGGGCCCATGGCGGAATGAACACCCTCACCCCCAACAAGATCAGGAAG CAGACTCCTGCCCAGCCTATCATGGTGCGCTCCGTCAGCTGCAGCTCATCCAGCACCTTCATCAGTGTGCCTAGCAGCAAGCCTCCTCTCTCCCAGGTTCAgatgcag AAAACCAAGTCCCTTGAGAGaagcaacagcagcagtagaCAGAGAACACCCCTGCAGGAGTACAACGGTACAGAGGGGAAAAAACCTGTTGACATCAGCTACTCTGACTTCACT aacagcacaaactggctctaa